The sequence below is a genomic window from Rhodospirillales bacterium.
CTTGTTGAATTTGATCCCCCGGTTTTTTGATGTCGGCTCAGGGGCGGTTCTAATCGATGGCACGGATGTCAGGGATGTTACCCTTAAAAGCCTTCGCGCAAATATCGCGCTGGTGTCCCAGGAAATCAGTTTGTTCAACGATACCATTGCTGCCAACCTTGCCTATGGGAACCCCGATGTTCCCCGCGAAGCAATCGAGCAAGCCGCACGCACGGCTGCTGCATATGACTTCATTAAAGCCCTGCCTGATGGATTTGACACCATGGTCGGCGAACGGGGGCTTTCCCTTTCTGGCGGGCAGCGACAACGCATTGCCATTGCCCGCGCCCTTTTAAAAGACGCCCCCATCTTGTTGCTTGATGAGGCAACATCGGCGCTTGATTCCGAATCTGAACGCCAAGTGCAGGCAGGTCTGGACCGCTTGATGGAAGGCCGCACATCTTTGGTGATTGCCCACCGCCTGCCGACCATCGCAAACGCCGACCTGATCTGCTACCTTCAAGATGGCAAAATCATTGAAACCGGGACCCATCAGGAACTTATGAACCAAAACAGTGCCTATGCCAGACTTTACAACATCCAGTTTAAAGGCCCCGCAACTGCTGAACCGGCCAAAACAGAGATTTAGCGTCATGGCAGTGAAAAAAACGAAATCACCTCCGGCATTTGGACACGCGCTATTCGGACGTGGCGGCCCCATTGGAACCCTTTATGCATTCCTGACCACCATCGGCGGTCCCTTGGTGGAATTGCTGCTGCGCAAACGGCTGAAACGGGGGCGCGAAGATGCAGATCGTCTCAATGAACGCCGCGGGATCGCAGGCCTGCCCCGCCCCAAAGGCCCACTGGTCTGGATTCATGCCGCCAGCATCGGCGAGGCCCTTTCCGTGATGCGGCTGGTTGAACGGTTGCTGGAACGCTATCCCGCCCTGAACATTCTGGTGACCACGGGAACCGTTACGTCTGCACGGTTGCTGGGAGAACGATTGCCCGAACGTGCCCTGCACCAATACGTGCCGGTTGACCGCCTGCCCTGGGTGCGCCGGTTTCTCGACCACTGGCATCCAGACACCGCCTTCTGGGTGGAATCGGAATTATGGCCCAATCTAGTTCTGGAAACCCAGACCCGGGGCATTCCCATGGTGTTGCTGAATGCCAGAATGTCTGTCCATTCCTTTGCTCGCTGGCGCCGCCTGCCGGGCTTCATAAGGCCTTTAATGAAAGGCTTTTCTGCCGTGCTGGCACAAGATGAAATTGAGGCCGGGCGGCTGATTGAACTGGGGGCCGATCCCGTTCTGACCCCGGGCAACCTTAAGTTCGCTGCAACCTTATTGCCCGCCGACACCGATGCCTTGGCTGCCTTGAAGGACAGGATCAATGACCGCCCCTGCTGGGTTGCGGCATCGACCCATGAAGGCGAAGAAGAAATCGCGACCTATGTCCATAACCGTCTGGCAGACGACAACAAAGGGCTGCTGACCATTATCATTCCCCGCCACCCGGCGCGTGGGGTGGCCATTGCTGCAAAACTATCCCGGGCTGGCAACACCGTGGCACTGCGCAGTGCAAATCAGGCCATCACGCCAGACACCGGCATCTATATTGCCGATACCCTCGGCGAATTGGGGCTATTTTACCGCCTCTCCGGCATTGCTTTGGTCGGCGGTTCTTTGATCCCCCATGGGGGCCAGAACCTGCTTGAACCTGCCCGCCTTGACTGTGCCATCCTGCATGGGCCGCACATGGAAAATTTCCGGGCCATCGTCAATGAAATGGCCGCGCGCGGTGGGGCCGCAGAAGTTGCCGATGCCGAAGAATTGGTCAAGGCCGTGAGACAACTCCTGGCCAATCCAAAAATGCGCAGCGAAATGGCTGCCGCCGCCGCTGACATTGCCAGCACCAAAGAAGCCATCCTTGATACCGTGCTGAACCATCTGGATACGGTGCTGGCCAGCATCGCCGCCAGAGCCCGTGGGGATGAAACCGCGCCACAAAAAAACAGCCTGAAAAATGGATCCCATGCGGGCCCCTGATTTCTGGCAGACCGGCCTTGGACCCTGGCCTCATATTCTGGCACCACTTGGGTGTCTCTATGGTGCTATCGGTCGGGCAGAACGGTCCTTCACGCGAACGCAAGCTTCTGGTGTTCCCGTTATTTGCATTGGCAACCTGACCGCAGGGGGCACCGGCAAAACGCCTGTGGCCTTAAACATCTGTAACCGGCTTTTATCCTTAGGCATTGATGTTCATTTTTTAAGCCGGGGTTACGGTGGAGACTTACCCGGGCCAATCATGGTTGATCCTGAACATCACACGGTCGAAGACGTTGGCGATGAACCCTTGCTCCTTGCCCGCAGCGCCCCGGCATGGGTGTCCCGCAACCGCATTCAAGGTGCCCATGCTGCGCGCGGCGCAGGGGCACAAGCGCTGATCCTCGATGATGGGTTCCAAGACCCCCACATTGCCAAAGACCTGTCCCTGATCGTCATTGATGGCGCATCCGGGTTCGGCAATGGCCGTTTGATCCCCGCAGGGCCGTTGCGTGAAACTGTCCCCCACGGCCTGAAGCGTGCAGATGGGGTGATCATCATGGGCGAAGACCGATTGGGCATGGCAGCCAAATTGAAAAATGCCTTTGAGGGCCTGCCCATTATAAATGCGCACCTTCGCCCGGTGCTGACACCATCGCCATACAAGGGCAAAAAAATTATGGGCTTCGCTGGCATTGGGCGGCCTGAAAAATTCAGAGAAACCCTTTTGGAAATCGGGGCCAAGCTTGAATCCTTTTATGGCTTTCCCGATCACCATCCTTATGTCGGCAGGGAAATCGCCATCTTGCTGGAAAAGGCAAAGGAATTGGACGCCATTGCCCTCACCACGGCCAAGGACCATGTCCGCATCACCGATGCCGATCAGCGGGAACAAATAGACGTGTTAGACGTGGAAGTCGTGTTCGAAAATGAAGCGGTGCTTAACGCACTTTTGGCGCCAATACTTGCTTCATTGGCGGCACCAGAAATGCCGGATCAAGACGGGTCAGATAGAGATTAACGCGCCAGTCCAGATGGACCCCGGTAGCACGGCCCGTGGCACCCATGGTGCCCATTTTACCGCCCTTTTTAATGCGCATGCCCGGTTTGATCGACACGGTATCTAGATGGGAATAAACCGAATTCAGGCCATATCCGTGATCAATTAAAACGGTCCCCCCGGTGAAATACAGGTTCTTTGCCGCAATCCGCACAATGCCCGCCGCTGCCGCCACAACCGGCGTGCCCTTGGGGGCGGCAATATCAAGGCCGAAATGGGGACGCCGGGGTTTGCCATTCAGCACCCGCTGACTGCCATAAACCCCACTGATCCGGCCCTTTGCCGGCCACATAAATCCCCCATCAAAAAAGGGCTGGTTGGTATCTTTAAGACGCGCAAGTTTGATCTGTCGTCCTTCAGACCGAATGCGCTTCAGGACTTTGGCAGGCGGGCTCACCATTTTTTTGGGCAACCCGTTGATGCGTTGCACCCGGTAGCGGCGTTTTTTAATTTTCAAAACCCGCGTTTCAAGCCTTCCACCGGGAAAGTTTGCCACCAGTTTGACGCGCCTTTTGGCATCGCGGCCAAAACCGATTAGAAACCGTCCGCCTTGGCGCACTGGAACGGGTTTTCCATCCACCGAAATTCTGGTTCCCATCGGCGCATAACCGGTCACCAATCCCCCTTGGACAAATTGGCCGGTTAATTTGAGGGGGCTGACCTTTTGGCGTTCTCCCCCCATCGCGCGGCCGATCATGGAAAGCGCCAGAACAATGACAAGGGCGATTAGAAAGTCGCGCTTGGTTAAACGTCGTCGCTTCATAACAGACTCCCCTGCGCACCGCCGTCCTTATCGCCACCATCACGGGCACGCTTGCGTGGTGGTGATTTCTTTGAGCCAGATTTGCCCCCCAAAACAGCAGGCACGTCGCCATCGCTAAAGCCAATGTTGATCGCCATATCTGGTTCGGTGTCGCTTGCTTTCATAATGGCATCCCCATTGCTGTCGCGGATCACAGCGAACCCCCTTGCCAAAACATTTTCATAGGAATAACTGGCAAGCAATGCGCTAAACCGATCAAGCCGTTCACCCCGGTCCCCAAGAATCCGGCCCGTTTCACGGGTTAACCGAAGCCCCAGACCGGTCAATCGATCCGCGCCATGGGCCAAGCCCAGTTGCAATGCCTGAGGACGGAGCCTGGCTGCAACCGTATTAAACCGGCCTTCAATGCCTGACACAAGGCTGCTTCCCGCCAGATGCAGCCGTTCGCCGCGATCATCAAGGCGTTGGGTGGCTTCTTCCATCATGCGGGTGGGATCGCCTGCAATGCGCCACAGTTGGACCAAATGGCGGTGCTGATCTTCCAGCATGCGGATCACGGATGCATTCAGGCGTGCGCCAAAATCGGCGACCTCGCTGGCCAGTTCCAGACGCACGGGCACGGCCATTTCTGCAGCCGCACTGGGCGTTGGTGCGCGAACATCCGATGCAAAATCAATCAAGGTATAATCGGTCTCATGGCCGACCGCTGAAATCAGCGGAATGTCTGAGCCGGCTGCTGCGCGAACCACGTTTTCTTCGTTAAAGGCCATCAGGTCTTCGATGCTGCCACCGCCGCGTGCCACAATAATCAAATCAGGCCGCGCAATGGGGCCATCGTGTGGCAATGCGTTAAAGCCATTGATCCCGTTCGTGATCTGATCGGCGGCCCCCTTGCCCTGGACCAGCACCGGCCAAATCACCACATGGCGGGGGAACCGATCATCAAGGCGGTGCAAAATATCGCGGATAACCGCCCCTGTCATGGATGTAACGACGCCGATCACCTCTGGCAGAAAGGGCAATTCCTGTTTGCGATCGTCATCAAACAGGCCTTCAAGCGCCAGCATTTTTTTGCGGTCTTCGATCAGCTTTAACAAGGCGCCCTCGCCCGCCAATTCAATGCCTTCAATCACCAATTGGTATTTGGACTGGGGGCCATAGGTGGTGATGCGCCCGGTGACAATGATTTCCATGCCGTCTTCTGGTGAAATCGAAAGCTTGTTCACGGCCCCGCGCCAGCACACCCCGGCGATCACCCCATCGGTATCCTTTAAATCCATATAGACATGGCCACTGGCCGGGCGGCGCAGGCCCGATATTTCGCCGCGAACCCGCACGCGACCAAAATTATCCTCGATGGTTCGCTTGATCGCAGACGATATTTCGCCAACGGTGAAAATCGGCATATTAATCATGCCAGACCCATCACCGTCTGATGGGGGGGTTAGATCGACCATGAATGTCTCTTTATCATGCCAAAACATGTTACAAGACCACCGAAAGCTCGCCAAGGGAGATAATGCGAATGAAAGTACTGGTCATCGGGTCAGGGGGCCGCGAACACGCCCTTTGCTGGGCATTAGCCGCATCACCTTTAACCGACACCCTTTATGGGGCACCGGGAAACCCGGGTATTGCCAACCATGCCACCTGCGTTGATATCGCCGTCGACGACATTCCGGCCATTCGTGCTTTCGTAAAATCAGAAGGGATTGATTTCGTTGTTGTTGGACCAGAAGTCCCCTTGGTGGCCGGATTGGTCGATGAACTGACCCTTGATGGCGTCAAGGCGTTTGGTCCCACCGCACTGGCGGCAAGGCTTGAAGGCTCCAAAGGCTTCACCAAGGATATCTGTACCAAATACAACATCCCCACCGCCGCCTATGGGCGCTTTAGCGATGTTGAAAAAGCCCACGCCTATTTGAAACAAGTCGGCGCACCCATTGTTGTGAAGGCCGATGGTCTGGCGGCAGGCAAAGGCGTGATCATGGCAGAAACCATGGATCAGGCCGAAGCGGCTGTGTCTGACATTTTAGAAGGAAACCGGTTTGGCGATGCCGGTGCCGAAGTGGTGATCGAAGAATGGATGGATGGCGAAGAAGCAAGCTTCTTTGCGCTGGTCGATGGCGAAACTGCCCTACCCCTGGCATCGGCCCAAGACCACAAACGCGTGGGCGATGGCGATACCGGCCCCAATACCGGCGGCATGGGCGCCTATTCACCGGCACCCGTCGTCACCGATGCCATGGCAACGCGCATCATGGATGAGATCATCATGCCAACGGTCCGCGCCATGAAAGAAGAAGGCTGCCCCTATAAGGGCGTGCTCTATGCCGGGCTGATGATCGATGACCAAGGCCCAAAACTAATCGAATACAACGCCCGCTTTGGGGACCCTGAATGCCAAGCCCTGATGGTGCGCCTGCGCTCTGATATTCTGCCCGCCCTCATTGCATCCAGCGATGGCCAGCTTAAAAACGTCGATCTTCGCTGGGTTGATGATGCCGCCATGACCGTGGTGATGGCGGCCAAGGGATATCCCGGCGATTACGACAAAGGCACAGAGATCAAGGGCATTGAAGACGCCGAAGCCATTGATGGCGTCACCGTGTTCCATGCCGGAACCAAGGCTGATGATGGCCGCATTCTGGCAACCGGTGGCCGGGTGCTAAACATCACCGCGACCGCCCCCACCATCGGGGAAGCCCAGACAAAAGCCTATCAAGCCGTAGACAAGATCAACTGGCCCGAAGGCTTCTGCCGCCGCGACATCGGCTTTCGGGCCGTGAACCGTTAGCCGCGCCTGCTTTTAAAGAAATCTTTCAGTAGTTCGCTGCTTTCGCTTTCGCGGATGCCGCCCATGATTTCCGGGCTGTGATGGCATGTTGGTTGCGAAAAAATTCTGGGGCCGTGTTCTACGCCGCCGCCTTTGGGGTCTGATGCCCCAAAATAAAGCCGCCGGATGCGGGCAAAGGATATGGCTGTTGCGCACATCGGGCAGGGTTCCAGCGTGACATAGAGATCACAGCCTGAAAGCCTTGCTGATCCGAGCTTTTTGGCTGCCCGCTGGATCGCCAGAATTTCTGCATGTGCCGTAGGATCAGACCGGGATTTCACCAAATTATGGGCGCGCGCCAGAATTTCGCCGGTCTTGCCATCCACCACCACGGCCCCAACAGGGACTTCGCCGACGCCTGCCCCACGGCGGGCATAGCGGAGCGCCACAGCGAAGGGATCATTCGATTTTTGGGGTTTTTCAGCCATCCCCCAAGAGTGGCCTGAGACGAACCGCACTGCAAGAGTTTTGCCCCGGGCCAGCACCCATGATAAGAATGCGCCATGACCAGAAAACCCCTCATCGGCCTGACCTTCGATCGCGAAGAAGCGGGCCATTATTCAGAATTTCCATGGTATGCGCTTCGTGAAAATTACTGCACGTCCATCACCAATGCTGGCGGGCTGCCTGTGGGACTGCCCCATGATGTTGATCAGGTGCCCGATTTCATGGATGCCCTTGATGGCCTGATCGTCACCGGCGGGGCATTTGATGTGGACCCGGCCCTGTTCGGTGTTACCACCCGCCATGACAGCGTCACCCTGAAGCCCGGGCGTACCGATTTTGAAATTGCCATCACCCGCGCCGCCCTTGATCGCGATCTTCCGATCCTTGGCATTTGTGGGGGGGAACAGCTTTTGAATGTCGCCCTGGGCGGCACGCTGATCCAGCATATCCCCGATTCAATCGAAAATGCGCTGGCCCATGAACAACCCAACCCCCGCGATGAACCGGGCCATGATGTGGAAATTGTTTTAGGCACGAGGCTTCATGCCATTACCCATTGTGATTCTATGGCGGTCAATTCCGCCCACCATCAGGCCGTCGATACGGTTGGGCCGGGCATTGTGATTAATGCCCGCGCACCCGATGGGGTCATCGAAGGGATCGAAGACCCATCGCGTAAATTCTGTTTCGGCATTGAATGGCACCCGGAATTTGAATTAAGCGATGGCGATAAAAATATTCTCAAAGCCTTCGTGAGGGCCGCAACTGATGCCTAAAACACCAGAAAAAACACCAGAAGAAAAACCAGTTAAAGTTGGCGAACGCATTGCCCGGCGCATTGCCCGCGCAGGGGTGTGTTCACGGCGGGATGCGGAAAAACTAATCGTGGCTGGCAAAGTCACGGTCAATGGCAAACCCATCGATAGCCCGGCCCTTAATGTCGTGCCCAATGACACCATCACTGTTGATGGCAAGCCTTTGGCAAAGGCCGAACCCACACGATTGTGGCTGTACAACAAACCAAAAGGGCGCATCACATCCAGCCGGGACCCCGAAGGGCGCCCCACCATTTACGATGACCTGCCCGATTCCATGCCCCGCGTCATCACCGTTGGCCGCCTTGATTATAATACCGAAGGCCTGTTGCTGCTAACCAATGATGGTGCCCTTGCCCGCAAGCTGGAACTGCCATCCACAGAATGGAAGCGATTGTACCGGGTGCGGGTTTATGGACGGCCCAACGAAGCCGCCCTTGCCAATCTGGCCAATGGCATCACCGTTGATGGCATCCGGTACGGTGCCATCATCGCCACCATTGAAAGTGCGCGAAATGCGAATTCATGGCTGAACATCACCCTGACTGAGGGCAAAAACCGCGAAATCCGAAAGGTCATGGAACATATGGGGCTAGAAGTTACCCGGTTGATCCGTGTTTCCTATGGGCCTTTCCAATTGGGCAGGCTCCCGTTGGCCATTGCCATGGAAATTGCCGAAAAAGACATGGCGGAAAAACTGGGGTTGCCTAAAAAAGAGGAACCCAAAAAGACTGGTAAAAAGCTCGGAAAAAAACAAGACCAGCGGCCCCACCGGAACCCCTATCGGGGTAAAAACCCCAGAAATCCTGAAGAAAAAGCCACGCAAAAGCCAAAAGGGAAACCCGGTGCGAATCATCGCAGGCCGTCATAGGGGGCGTCTTCTGGATGCACCTGCAGGGCAAACCACGCGGCCCACATCAGATCGCGCCAGAGAAGGCCTGTTCAATATGCTGGCCCATGGGGGTTATGGCCAAAACGGCAGCCCGGTTTTCAATGACGCAGACATTCTAGAAGCGTTCGCCGGCACCGGTGCCTTTTCGCTAGAGGCGCTGTCTCGCGGTGCGCACAGTGCAACCTTGCTAGACCTTGATCAATCGGCCCTAGCCGTTGCACGCGCCAATGCCGAAACCCTGGGCGAAGGGGACGCAACCCATATCATTTCCATGGATGCAACACAGCCGCGTATAGCCACAATGGCCCATGATGTGGTTTTTCTGGACCCGCCTTATGGCTCAGAGCTAGGGACAGAGGCGCTTATTCAACTGGCCCAGCAGGGCTGGATCAAAGACCACGCCCTTGTGGTCATCGAAATTGGTGCCAAAGAAACCTTTGAGCCACCAAACGGATTTACAGAGATCAAGGAACGGTCTTTTGGGGCGGCCCGGTTTGTCATTATGGCCTATCAAAGCGATTAGCCGTTATTTGCGACCAAATAATTTTTCGATGTCATCGCGGCCAAGGCTGACGAAGGTAGGACGGCCATGGCCACATTGGGCAGCGTTGGGCGTGGCTTCCATTTCGCGCAACAGAGCATTCATTTCTTTTGCACCCAAAAGCCTGCCTGCGCGCACCGATGAATGACACGCCATGGTCGCACAAACCGTTTCCAGCCTTTCGCGAAGCACCAGGCCTTGCCCCATGGATGCGATTTCATCGGCCAGGTCTTTCAACAAACCCGCCACCGCTACTTCGCCCAACAATGCCGGGGTTTCACGCACAACCACCGTGCCCGGGCCACCAAAACTTTCCACCAAAAGGCCAAGTTCCGCTAATTCATCTGCGTGGGATAACAAAAGTTCGGCTGCCCGTTGATCCAGTTCCACCACTTCGGGAATGAGCAAAATCTGGCGTTCCACGCCCTTCGCTGCAAGCGCCGCATGGATACGTTCATACACCAACCGTTCATGGGCTGCATGTTGATCAACAATCACCATGCCGTCCGTGGTCTCGGCCACGATATAGGTACCAAACAACTGGGCACGTGCGGCCCCCAATGGATAAGCAAGATTGGTTTCTTCCCCGATGTCTGCTTCCGATAACGCCATAGGCGCATCGGGTCTATCGGTTCCCGAAAACCGACCCGAGATGCCGTCATGAGTGGAAGCCGGACCGGGTGCCAGCCAACCGCCAGCACCGCCGCCACCGCCTACCCTGTGATGGGGCAAAGGACTGCCTTCGTGAAAGGCGCCAAGGGCTGCCGTTGAAACCGTGGTGGCCGCCCGGATGCCAGCCCCCGCCAAGCCATGGCGCACCGCGCCCACAATCAGCCCACGCACAAGACCCGCATCGCGAAAGCGTACCTCTGTCTTGGCCGGATGCACATTCACATCAACAAATTCTGAGGGAACATCCAGAAACAACACCGCCATGGGATGGCGGTCATGGGCCAATACATCACGGTATGCGCCGCGCAGGGCACCGGCCAAAAGCCGATCGCGCACCGGGCGATTGTTGACAAATAAATATTGCCGGTCCGCCGTACGCCGCGATGCTGTGGGCAAACCCACAAAGCCAGACAGGTTGAGCCCATCACGTTCCGCGTCAATCGGGATGGCATTATCAATAAAATCCCGGCCCATCAATTCCCCAAAGCGCGCCTGCCTTGCATCAAACAAATCCGCATCGGTTGCCACCAGGTTCAGGCGTTGGTCATCCCCATGGGTCAGGGTAAAGGCAATTTCAGGATGGGCCATGGCAAGGCGGGTCAGCATGTCCGTGACATGAGAAAGTTCTGTGCGGTCTGCCTTCAGAAATTTAAGACGTGCCGGGGTGGCATAAAAAAGATCGCGCAATTCAACCCGCGTGCCACCGGCCAAAGCCGCCGGTTTTGGGCCAGACACGCGCCCGCCCTCGACCTCTATGGCAAATGCATTTTCAGCACCATGGGCGCGCGACGTGATGGTCAATCGCGATACAGCCCCCATGGATGGCAAAGCTTCGCCCCGAAACCCAAGGGTTTTGATATGCCCAAGATCATCATTGGCAAGTTTTGAGGTGGCATGGCGGGTAATGGCCAACAGCAATTCATCCCCATCCATGCCCGATCCATTATCGGTCACGGCGATAAAGCTTTTGCCCCCGTCGCGCAAATGAACGTCAATGCGCGACGCCCCTGCATCAATCGCATTTTCAACCAGTTCCTTGGCGGCAGATGCCGGGCGTTCTACCACTTCACCGGCGGCAATTTGGTTGACCAGATTATCGGGCAACACCCGGATGGTCATGGCCCATCACCACCTTTTGTGCTGGCTTCTGCCTGACCTAACAAAAATTTTCGGGTTAAAACCTTACCCTCTTCGACGGCGGGCTGGGTATAGGGATCAACCCCGAACAGTTCAGCCGTCAAGATTGTCTCGATCATGAAATGCATCATCAACGCGCCAAGGGTCGCTTCATCAATCGTTTTCACCCGGATCACCCTGACCGGCCGCCCATGGGCAGCCAGCGTGCCCACGGTGGCTTCTTGTGCCGCCGCCAACAGATCGCCTAGGCGTCTTTTGGAAAGATAGGCCAGATCATCATTTCCGGCAGGTGTGGCCGCAGGAGAGATATCTATTTTCGGCCCGGTGTCTTTGGGCGTGCCTAGAATCAATGTGAAAAATTTATCCGCCGGGCCATCCAGCCACAATTGCAGCTGGCTGTGCTGATCAACCGTGCCATGGGCCGCAATTGGGGTCATGCCCTTGCCATCTTTGCCCAGGCTTTCCGCCCATAATTGGCAGAACCAGAAGGAAAATGGGTGCAGGCGATCAAGATACGGCATCATGATGGCCTGTGAAATCCCCCCCTTTTGGGAAAGGGATGCGGCAAGGGCAGCACCAATGACGGGAGCAGATTTCGTGGGATCACCCTCATCAAAGACCGATGCCAACACTGTCTCTGCCCCTTCGCGCACCCGGACAGGATCAAGCCCCATTATGGCTGCTGGCAGAAGGCCAACATTGGTCAATGCTGCATATCGTCCGCCAATTTCCAGATCATGATCCAAAATGGGCAGGGAAAGATTGTTGGCAATGCGCCGCAAGGGTGACAGGGGTTCAGAAACAGGGTCCGTGATGACAGCCATACATTTGGCCATAGCCTGTTCGCCCACGGCATTACAAAACCTGGGCAGGATGGCCAGAAATTGCGATAGCGTTTCCGGTGTCGCACCGGATTTTGAAATGACAATCACCCCGGTGCGGGAAAGGTCGCACGTCGCAAGCACCGCTTCGAACCCCAGAGGATCAACATTCTCTAGGAACTGTATGCGCGGCGCATGATCATTTGCCTCAAGGAAAACCAATGTTTCACCACCAAGGCTGGACCCGCCCGTGCCCAGAATAAGAACATCGTCAAAGCATTCACGATAGTGTGCTGCCAATGCCATAACCGCACCCAGATCATCGCGCCGGGTGGGAACGTTCAGCAAGGCATGGCTTCCATCCGCCCGCGCACGGCCCATGCGCTCCAGCGCTGGGCCAAGGGCGGCCAACGCAGATTCCAGTGCCGAAGGCGTAATGCCTGAGCCGGAAATACAGTTATCGATGTCTTGGTGATACAGCATGCTTTGTTCTGAAATTACCCCAATGCCCCAACCGCAATAAGATTAGCATATCCTGACAAAAAACCGGGACCAAAATTAACCCCCATCAGGGTTTTGGTGTAATCCCCTTTGGACGGCCAACAATAACAAAGGTCAGATCTGATGGTTTCATAAGTCGTTTTGCAACGCGGGTGATATCTTTGATAGAAACCTGCTCAATCATGCGGTTGCGTTTAGCCAGATAATCACGGCCAAATTTTTCAAGCTGAATGCCCACCAAAAGCCCGGCGATGCGAGATGAAGAATTGAGCCGGGTAAAAAAAGCACCCGTGAGATAGCGTTTGGAATCTTCTAATTCCTGTGCCCCCAGACCAGATTTTGCCATGCGGGTCCATTCAGACCGGATCAACGCAATGGATTTTGCCACCCGGTCATTTTTTGTGGAAACACGCCCCAAAAATAGCCCACCATGGTCATAGGTCGCTATTCGCGAATAAACGGAATACGCAAGGCCCCGTTTTTCACGAATTTCTGTTGCCAGTCGCGATGTCAGCCCCCCGCCACCAAGAGCATAATTCATAACCAGTGCTGCGTAATAATCGGGATCATTGCGTTTGATGCCTGAATGCCCAAAGACAACGACGCTTTGGGGAATATCACGGTCCACCACCACCACATTGCCAGCACCCTTGATTTTTGCTTCGGAGATGGAAAACGGGGTTGAGCGTGCGGGCAAGGCGCCAAAGATGCGATCAATAATGCGCGCAAATTCATCTTCCGTGATATTGCCGACCGCACCCACCACCAGATTATCGCGGGCAAAGCGATTTTTCACGAAACCGGCCATATCCTGTTTCGTGATCTTTTTAAGGCTCTCAACGGTGCCAGAAGCAGATCGGCCATAGGGGTGATTGCCAAACACCAATTTACGAAAGGAACGCCTTGCCGTTGAACTGGGCCGAACGGCACGCCGCCTCGCCGAAGAGAGCAGCTGTGCCCGAATGCGGGCCACCGGTGCAGCGTCAAAATGGGGCTGGGTCAGGGCCAGGGACAGAAGCGATGCCGCCATGTTGCGATTTTCGGCCAACGATTTCAGGGAACCGCTAAAATTATCCCGCCCCGCAGAAAACCGCATGGAAATTGAATTGTTTTCAAGGCGCGCCTGAAAATCTGATGATGAATATGGACCGGCCCCTTCATCCAACAGGCCCGACACCATTTCAGACACGCCTTCTCTGCCAACAGGGTCAAGGGCCGCACCGCCCCGAAAGGCGAAATGCAGGGTAAAAATGGGCACCATGGAATCTCTGATCAGCCAGCCATTGATACCCTTTTTGCTGGTGACCTGCTTGATCCCCATGGCCTGGGCATCCTTGATTGCACCCAACACCAAACAGCCCGACACCAAAAGGACACCCATGATCAGCGAAAGAGACGCCCGCTTCA
It includes:
- a CDS encoding insulinase family protein, translated to MAMLSMKRASLSLIMGVLLVSGCLVLGAIKDAQAMGIKQVTSKKGINGWLIRDSMVPIFTLHFAFRGGAALDPVGREGVSEMVSGLLDEGAGPYSSSDFQARLENNSISMRFSAGRDNFSGSLKSLAENRNMAASLLSLALTQPHFDAAPVARIRAQLLSSARRRAVRPSSTARRSFRKLVFGNHPYGRSASGTVESLKKITKQDMAGFVKNRFARDNLVVGAVGNITEDEFARIIDRIFGALPARSTPFSISEAKIKGAGNVVVVDRDIPQSVVVFGHSGIKRNDPDYYAALVMNYALGGGGLTSRLATEIREKRGLAYSVYSRIATYDHGGLFLGRVSTKNDRVAKSIALIRSEWTRMAKSGLGAQELEDSKRYLTGAFFTRLNSSSRIAGLLVGIQLEKFGRDYLAKRNRMIEQVSIKDITRVAKRLMKPSDLTFVIVGRPKGITPKP
- a CDS encoding glucose-6-phosphate isomerase; the protein is MLYHQDIDNCISGSGITPSALESALAALGPALERMGRARADGSHALLNVPTRRDDLGAVMALAAHYRECFDDVLILGTGGSSLGGETLVFLEANDHAPRIQFLENVDPLGFEAVLATCDLSRTGVIVISKSGATPETLSQFLAILPRFCNAVGEQAMAKCMAVITDPVSEPLSPLRRIANNLSLPILDHDLEIGGRYAALTNVGLLPAAIMGLDPVRVREGAETVLASVFDEGDPTKSAPVIGAALAASLSQKGGISQAIMMPYLDRLHPFSFWFCQLWAESLGKDGKGMTPIAAHGTVDQHSQLQLWLDGPADKFFTLILGTPKDTGPKIDISPAATPAGNDDLAYLSKRRLGDLLAAAQEATVGTLAAHGRPVRVIRVKTIDEATLGALMMHFMIETILTAELFGVDPYTQPAVEEGKVLTRKFLLGQAEASTKGGDGP